TCGTTCACGTGACGGTCGAGCTCGTCGCCGCTTGGCCCCCGGGCGCACCGGTCCGTGTCACATCCGGTCGAGTATCTCGACCGCAGCCCGCTCGCCCGAGCGAACCGCACCGTCGATCGCGCCGTGTGAGGTCGTCGACGTCTCCGTTCCCGCCCAGTGCACGCGCCCGAGCGGCTCTCGAAGGAGACGCCCATATTGGGTGAGAACTCCCGGACCGAGGTGCGCCATCGTGCAACCTCGAGTCCAATCTTCGGTCCACCAAGCAGTCTCGATGTAGTCCGCCGGAGTACCAGCGCGGGGCCCAAGCCTGGCTGCGAGCGCATCCAGCACGGCACGTCGCCGTTCCTCGACGCTCAAGGCATGGACGCGCTCAGCGACCGGACCGAAGGTAAAGGACGCGATGACGCCCGGCCGCCCAGACGCCGGACCTGCGTCAAGAGTTACCTCGGCAGCGGACCTTGGTTCGGCCGTCTGTCCGCTGAAGCCCTCGGCCCGCCAGAACGGCTCGTCATAGACCACCAAGGTCTTCGTCTCCCAACCAGCGCTCGCTTTGCGGTAGAGGGTCAGCCGATCATCGGGAAGCGGAGGATCGAACGCGATCTCCAGGGCGAGCGTCGGTGGAACCGTCACGACCGCGTGCCGGGCCGACACTCCGATCTGATCGGTGTCGACAACGACGTGATCGTCCCGCTGCGTGATCGACCGGACGGGAGCGCTGAGGTGTACTGCGTCACCGAGAGCGTCCGCCATTCGTGTCGCGATCAGTCCAGCACCGCCGTTGACCATGTTCTCCTGAGCGCCCCCTTTGATCGAAAAGAGAGTGTTGATGCTTCCGTGCCCGTGGACGAGAAGCAGGAGATGGAGAAGCGACACCTGGTTGAGGTCGGTGGTGAACAGGCCGCGCACGGCCATCTCGAAGAGGTCACGGGCGATCTGGGTCCGGATCCCCGATCGCTCGATGTACCAGGCCACCGAGCGCGAGTCCCACTCGGTAGCCCGCCGCGCTGTCCACGGCGCGTCAAGCGGAACTCGTCTGGCCATGCGATCGACCCTGGCCTGGGCCAAGACGAGGGTGGCGACGGCCAGCGGACTGATTCTCGGTATCAGCCCGGTGTACCGGCGTGTGCGCCCCGCACCGATGAGGAGATGCGCACCCTTCACCCAGGTCTTGTAGGTGGACACCCCGAGCTCTCGGGCCAGGCCGAAGATCGCGTCATGTCGCGGACCGAGCCAGGCGCCGCCGCGGTCGACCGGCGAGCCATCCGGGAGGTGGTAGGTCCAGATCCGGCCGCCGACACGATCGCGCGCCTCGAGGACGACGACGGATCGTCCCGCCTGGCTCAGCCGCCGCGCCGCGGTGAGACCGGCGTAGCCCGCGCCGACCACGCAAACGTCCACGTCGATCCGCGTGGCCATGCGGGCCGCACCGTAGCCGCCTGCGTCTCGCGGAGCAGTGGTCGAAGCGGCGACGCGACGTCGTCGCTCAGGCGCGGTCGCTTGGGCAGACGGGATACGCGCGGCGGGCGCGCGGGGTCATGACGGCGCCGCTGCGCCGGGCGCCGAGGCGAGGAGCGGACGGTCAAGCCGATCCTCGGAGGGTGTGAGAGCCGCGCTCTTAGGGCTGGGACTGCCCACGGAGCGCGGCGTCGTCCGCCGCGATCGCGGCTCGTAGGGCCGTCAGGGCCGGGGCTCTCGCTCGCAGCTTGGTCGCCGCGTGAGCACGCATGTCCAGCGCGGCAAGTCGCACGGCCGTATCACGTGTGACCTCCTCGAGATCTGACGACTCGACGACCCGGTCCAAGATGCCCGCGGCGACGGCTTGATCCGGCGCGAAGACTTCGGCGAGGTTCACGACCCGGGTGAGGGCCGCCGGAGTGAGGCGTTGACGACAGATCTCGATCGCCGACTGTGGCATCGTGAGACCGATCGCGACCTCATTGGCGGTCAGCTTGTAGTCGCCCGAGCCGCCGACTCGGTAGTCGCCCGAAAGCAGCAGGAAGAGACCCATCGCGATCGTGTGGCCCGTGCACGCCATGACGACGGGCGTCGGAAACGAGAGGAGTCGCTCGGCGGTCTCGAAGCCCGCTCGGAGCAGATTGATCGCGGCTGGACCACCAGCCCCCAGCACGTTCAGGTCGAAGCCGGCCGAGAACCTCCCGTCCCGGCCGCTGAGCACCACCACCGCCTGGTCAATCATTGCGCGGTCCAGGGCCGCGTTGATGTCCCGGAGCATCTCCGGCGAGAGCGCGTTTGCCTTTCCGTCGTCC
Above is a window of Acidimicrobiia bacterium DNA encoding:
- a CDS encoding FAD-dependent oxidoreductase, producing the protein MATRIDVDVCVVGAGYAGLTAARRLSQAGRSVVVLEARDRVGGRIWTYHLPDGSPVDRGGAWLGPRHDAIFGLARELGVSTYKTWVKGAHLLIGAGRTRRYTGLIPRISPLAVATLVLAQARVDRMARRVPLDAPWTARRATEWDSRSVAWYIERSGIRTQIARDLFEMAVRGLFTTDLNQVSLLHLLLLVHGHGSINTLFSIKGGAQENMVNGGAGLIATRMADALGDAVHLSAPVRSITQRDDHVVVDTDQIGVSARHAVVTVPPTLALEIAFDPPLPDDRLTLYRKASAGWETKTLVVYDEPFWRAEGFSGQTAEPRSAAEVTLDAGPASGRPGVIASFTFGPVAERVHALSVEERRRAVLDALAARLGPRAGTPADYIETAWWTEDWTRGCTMAHLGPGVLTQYGRLLREPLGRVHWAGTETSTTSHGAIDGAVRSGERAAVEILDRM
- a CDS encoding crotonase/enoyl-CoA hydratase family protein; its protein translation is MSELAAYQFDPPVGVIRMDDGKANALSPEMLRDINAALDRAMIDQAVVVLSGRDGRFSAGFDLNVLGAGGPAAINLLRAGFETAERLLSFPTPVVMACTGHTIAMGLFLLLSGDYRVGGSGDYKLTANEVAIGLTMPQSAIEICRQRLTPAALTRVVNLAEVFAPDQAVAAGILDRVVESSDLEEVTRDTAVRLAALDMRAHAATKLRARAPALTALRAAIAADDAALRGQSQP